A section of the Cydia amplana chromosome 15, ilCydAmpl1.1, whole genome shotgun sequence genome encodes:
- the LOC134654796 gene encoding uncharacterized protein LOC134654796: MGREPIASCRTYKLIIENKKTDAVTNKDKEAAWNAIAQTFNAASSASKVRAAKTLKLKYEGIKKSAKKKMTAHRQELYRTGGGPSTAPSIGVIEDKVLSICANISGLDARNDSDNFLDIPDASVATETVEEILNVTNVADLMFETTATLPDQEAVETPIMMELEFTDGDDNHDKENIRDDLDLNSTFKSETLKDSQKKWASWNPKALKTKVSQALKPSKASVTTKLDQLGAERLELVHLQKEVVRNQLCYQLEEHQLKMQNLRAEEERKLELHQLMVDTMKRK; encoded by the exons ATGGGTCGGGAGCCGATCGCATC ATGTCGTACATATAAgttaataatagaaaataaaaaaaccgacgCCGTCACTAATAAAGACAAAGAAGCGGCATGGAATGCAATTGCGCAGACTTTTAATGCTGCCTCTAGTGCTTCAAAGGTCAGGGCAGCGAAGACCTTGAAGCTCAAGTAtgagggaataaaaaaatccgCCAAGAAGAAAATGACCGCGCACAGGCAGGAGTTGTACCGGACAGGCGGCGGGCCTTCTACAGCTCCTTCCATTGGCGTGATAGAAGATAAAGTTCTCTCGATATGTGCTAATATATCTGGGTTAGATGCTCGGAATGACAGCGATAACTTTTTAG ATATACCTGATGCATCAGTTGCCACAGAAACTGTTGAGGAGATTTTAAATGTAACCAATGTGGCTGATTTGATGTTTGAGACAACAG CTACTCTACCAGATCAAGAAGCAGTTGAGACACCCATCATGATGGAGTTAGAATTTACCGATGGGGATG ATAACCATGACAAAGAAAACATCAGAGATGATTTAGATTTAAACAGCACTTTTAAAAGTGAAACTTtaaaag attcacaaaaaaaatgggCATCGTGGAACCCTAAGGCGCTGAAGACAAAAGTTTCACAGGCACTAAAACCGTCTAAAGCCAGTGTAACAACCAAATTGGACCAGCTAGGTGCGGAACGGCTGGAGCTGGTACATTTACAAAAGGAGGTTGTGCGAAACCAACTCTGCTACCAATTAGAGGAGCATCAATTAAAGATGCAAAATCTAAGAGCAGAAGAAGAAAGAAAGTTAGAATTGCATCAACTAATGGTTGATACTATgaaaaggaaataa